A window of Erpetoichthys calabaricus chromosome 12, fErpCal1.3, whole genome shotgun sequence contains these coding sequences:
- the mpst gene encoding 3-mercaptopyruvate sulfurtransferase, with product MAQQIRSLVSAKWLADAVKNKLVGPSLRVLDTSWYLPKLKRNPYKEFKQRHIPGAYFFNIDQCCDKTSPLDHMLPSESQFAEYVGNLGISNSTHVVVYDASDFGSFAAPRVWWMFRVFGHDAVSVLDGGLKNWTQEGHSITSDRKKPEPCEFRAKLCRSWVKTYEDILDNIETKKFQVVDARSEGRFKGIEPEPRDNTEPGHIPGSINMPFYSFLTEAGLQKPPEELQQMFRRAGIDLSRPICATCGSGVTACHVALAAFQCGQPDVTIYDGAWSEWYTRALPEHVLSEGMGKHY from the exons ATGGCGCAGCAGATCCGCTCTCTGGTCTCTGCAAAGTGGCTCGCTGATGCGGTGAAAAATAAACTTGTCGGACCCAGCCTGCGGGTGCTGGACACCTCGTGGTACCTGCCTAAACTGAAGAGGAATCCATACAAGGAGTTCAAGCAGCGGCATATTCCCGGCGCGTATTTTTTCAACATCGACCAATGCTGCGACAAGACGTCTCCCCTGGATCACATGCTCCCGAGCGAAAGCCAGTTCGCAGAGTATGTGGGCAACCTGGGCATCAGCAACAGCACCCACGTCGTGGTCTACGACGCCAGCGACTTCGGCAGTTTCGCGGCGCCGCGGGTCTGGTGGATGTTCCGGGTGTTCGGACATGATGCCGTGTCGGTTCTGGATGGCGGCTTGAAAAACTGGACCCAGGAGGGCCATTCTATCACCAGCGACCGCAAGAAACCCGAACCGTGTGAATTTCGGGCGAAGTTGTGCCGCAGCTGGGTGAAAACGTACGAGGACATACTGGACAACATAGAGACGAAGAAGTTTCAAGTTGTGGATGCAAGGTCGGAGGGCCGATTCAAGGGGATCGAGCCGGAGCCCAGAGACA ATACTGAGCCCGGCCACATTCCAGGTTCTATCAACATGCCATTCTACAGCTTCCTGACAGAGGCCGGCCTGCAGAAGCCACCAGAGGAGCTGCAGCAGATGTTTCGGCGAGCGGGTATTGACCTGTCACGACCCATCTGTGCAACATGTGGCTCAGGGGTTACAGCTTGCCACGTTGCGTTGGCTGCTTTCCAGTGTGGCCAGCCAGATGTGACTATCTATGACGGGGCCTGGTCCGAGTGGTATACCCGTGCCCTCCCTGAACATGTCCTGTCTGAAGGCATGGGGAAGCATTACTGA